A window from Triticum dicoccoides isolate Atlit2015 ecotype Zavitan unplaced genomic scaffold, WEW_v2.0 scaffold222969, whole genome shotgun sequence encodes these proteins:
- the LOC119345301 gene encoding mavicyanin-like, whose translation MAARRTILLAMAAMAILSTASAAIYNVGEPGGAWDLSTNYGTWASSRNFQTDDQIVFKYSPQAHDVLEVSKADYDSCSTASPVTTLNSGNDVVTLNATGTRYFICGFPGHCAGGMKVKIDVMPGSSSTSPAPASGPSATNAPPPTPVSTATNVEATGFGLAVLLAVVGLMA comes from the coding sequence ATGGCTGCGAGGAGAACCATTCTTCTCGCCATGGCTGCCATGGCCATCCTGAGCACGGCGTCTGCGGCAATCTACAACGTGGGCGAGCCGGGCGGCGCATGGGACCTCAGCACCAACTACGGCACTTGGGCGTCCTCTAGGAACTTCCAAACCGACGACCAGATCGTCTTCAAGtactcccctcaggcacacgacgtCCTCGAGGTCAGCAAGGCAGACTACGACTCTTGTAGCACCGCCAGCCCCGTCACCACTCTCAACTCCGGGAATGATGTTGTCACCCTCAACGCCACCGGCACCCGCTACTTCATCTGCGGATTCCCTGGTCATTGTGCGGGCGGCATGAAGGTTAAGATTGATGTCATGCCAGGCTCCTCCTCTACGTCACCTGCCCCGGCCAGCGGCCCAAGTGCAACCAACGCGCCCCCGCCGACACCTGTCTCCACCGCCACCAATGTGGAGGCCACCGGGTTTGGCCTCGCCGTTTTGCTTGCTGTTGTCGGCCTCATGGCTTGA